A stretch of Synechococcus sp. WH 8020 DNA encodes these proteins:
- a CDS encoding DEAD/DEAH box helicase — MAISASPAASESAASGFDSLGLSHPLLKALQEKGYTAPSPIQLQAIPAVITGRDVMAAAQTGTGKTAGFTLPMLERLNHGARPGRSQIRALVLTPTRELAAQVLASVLEYSKHLQLTSDVVFGGVKINPQIQRLQKGVDVLVATPGRLLDLLQQGAVRFDRVEFLVLDEADRMLDMGFIHDIRRVISRLPDRRQTLMFSATFSAPIRKLATGLLDHPVQIQVAPANQTVRSVEQVVHPCDMRRKIDLLSHLIRSGEWLQVLVFSRTKHGANRVVERLSQQGLLAAAIHGNKSQGARTRALQGFKDGSVRVLVATDIAARGIDIQQLPHVVNLDLPNVAEDYVHRIGRTGRAGETGHAISLVAAEEALLLKAIERLTGETLRRENVPGFEPTILSAPPLDLSGGRGRRSGGSSRRRQVTRSTRTYRR, encoded by the coding sequence TTGGCCATTTCCGCTTCCCCTGCCGCGTCAGAGTCCGCAGCCTCTGGTTTCGATTCCCTTGGTTTGAGTCACCCGCTGCTGAAGGCTTTGCAGGAGAAGGGATACACCGCTCCGTCGCCGATTCAATTGCAGGCCATACCAGCTGTGATCACTGGGCGGGATGTGATGGCTGCTGCTCAAACAGGAACAGGTAAAACAGCAGGTTTCACGCTCCCGATGTTGGAACGCCTCAACCATGGAGCACGTCCAGGGCGTTCACAGATACGAGCTTTGGTCTTGACCCCGACTCGAGAGCTAGCCGCCCAGGTGCTGGCCAGTGTTCTTGAGTACAGCAAGCATCTCCAGCTCACTAGTGACGTTGTGTTTGGTGGTGTGAAGATCAACCCTCAAATTCAGCGTCTGCAGAAAGGAGTTGATGTGTTGGTTGCGACTCCAGGTCGCTTACTAGATCTGCTTCAGCAGGGCGCTGTGCGCTTCGATCGGGTTGAGTTTTTGGTACTTGATGAAGCCGATCGAATGTTGGATATGGGCTTTATTCATGACATACGGCGAGTGATTTCACGTCTTCCTGACCGTCGTCAGACCTTGATGTTTTCGGCCACATTTAGTGCGCCAATTCGGAAATTAGCGACGGGTTTGCTTGACCATCCTGTACAAATTCAGGTCGCACCTGCCAATCAAACGGTGCGATCTGTTGAGCAGGTTGTTCATCCCTGCGATATGCGTCGCAAAATTGACCTTTTGAGCCATCTTATTCGCAGCGGTGAGTGGCTTCAGGTTTTGGTGTTCTCTCGGACAAAACACGGTGCGAATCGCGTCGTGGAACGTCTCAGCCAGCAAGGTCTGTTGGCGGCAGCGATCCATGGAAATAAAAGCCAAGGTGCGCGAACACGGGCTTTGCAAGGATTTAAGGATGGCTCAGTGCGCGTTCTTGTTGCCACAGATATTGCTGCGCGAGGGATTGATATCCAGCAGCTCCCACATGTGGTGAATCTCGATCTCCCGAATGTTGCCGAAGACTATGTGCATCGCATCGGACGTACTGGTCGTGCAGGAGAAACCGGCCATGCCATCTCTCTTGTTGCTGCTGAAGAGGCATTGCTTTTGAAGGCGATTGAGCGCCTGACGGGTGAGACCTTGCGTCGGGAGAATGTTCCTGGCTTTGAGCCCACCATTCTTAGTGCTCCTCCCCTCGACCTGAGCGGCGGACGAGGTCGCCGCTCGGGAGGCTCCTCGCGCCGCCGCCAAGTCACCCGTAGCACGAGGACGTATCGCCGGTAA
- the fmt gene encoding methionyl-tRNA formyltransferase — protein sequence MKILFWGTPDYAVPTLVALHQAGHTLVGVVTQPDRRRGRGKSLIPSAVKAKALEMGITVFTPERIKQDEGCQRQLAELQADLSVVVAFGQILPKRVLDQPPLGCWNGHGSVLPRWRGAGPIQWSILEGDPETGVGVMAMEEGLDTGPVLIERNLPIGLLENGHTLAKRMSTLTAELMVEAMPLIESAGPGTEPERRARLKVINQADRPGDASYARMLTKQDHQIDWSASALTIHRKVMALYPNAVTLWNNKRLKLLHCEPLIDRLKEELSADVHPLIGRWPTGGHPPGTVLESVKGIGVVVSTSGCPILVRAAQLEGKGRSDGDSLLQQINAAPNQQFGTFT from the coding sequence ATGAAGATTTTGTTTTGGGGAACTCCCGACTATGCAGTGCCAACCCTGGTCGCTCTGCATCAAGCTGGCCATACGCTCGTCGGAGTGGTCACTCAACCGGATCGACGCCGAGGGCGTGGTAAGTCTTTGATCCCCTCAGCGGTGAAAGCCAAGGCCCTTGAGATGGGGATCACCGTGTTCACGCCGGAACGGATCAAGCAGGACGAAGGCTGCCAAAGGCAACTTGCCGAGCTTCAAGCTGACCTATCCGTCGTGGTGGCATTCGGTCAAATCTTGCCGAAACGTGTGCTGGATCAACCACCACTGGGGTGTTGGAACGGCCATGGATCCGTACTTCCCCGATGGAGAGGTGCTGGACCAATTCAGTGGTCCATTCTGGAAGGAGACCCCGAAACCGGCGTGGGTGTGATGGCCATGGAAGAGGGACTGGACACAGGACCTGTTCTGATTGAGCGAAACCTGCCGATTGGGTTACTTGAAAACGGCCACACTCTGGCCAAACGCATGAGCACTCTCACCGCTGAACTCATGGTGGAAGCGATGCCATTGATTGAATCAGCAGGACCGGGAACCGAGCCCGAACGCAGGGCTCGCCTCAAGGTGATCAACCAGGCTGATCGCCCAGGAGACGCGAGTTACGCACGCATGCTCACCAAACAAGATCACCAGATCGACTGGTCCGCCTCGGCACTCACCATTCATCGAAAAGTGATGGCGCTCTATCCAAATGCCGTCACGCTTTGGAACAACAAACGCCTCAAACTCCTCCATTGCGAACCCCTCATCGATCGACTGAAAGAGGAACTCAGCGCCGATGTACATCCCCTGATCGGACGCTGGCCCACAGGAGGTCATCCTCCGGGAACAGTCTTGGAGTCTGTGAAGGGAATCGGGGTCGTCGTGAGCACTAGTGGCTGTCCGATCCTCGTTCGAGCCGCACAGCTCGAGGGGAAAGGGCGGAGCGATGGCGACTCCCTTCTTCAACAAATCAACGCTGCCCCCAATCAGCAATTCGGCACATTTACGTAA
- a CDS encoding TldD/PmbA family protein, with protein MTHTPLNVEELRDQLHALATRDGIRQWDLGASRGMNASVQVDRGEAKQMKAAQRSSITVRVWNEQGLVGVTSTSDLSPGGLEKALNGAYQASAFGNAEDIPGFSPLATAPIPEIDRPLKPSQSIQTLLSTLKDVEGELLAKHPAIETVPYNGLSEGNSERIYLNSEGALRHMQRTQASLYLYARAEESGRKPRSGGAVRVALGSADLDLSGCIKEAAERTISHLNYQPIDTGRYLVCFTPEAFLDLLGAFSSMMNARSILDGISLSSKESLGQQLAVPFFNLHDNGLHPNHVGAAAFDGEGTPTKRLCLIGNGKLENLLHSEATARQFGVQPTGHAGLGAKVSVGPDWFEVSTSEEGSSAAAHLDHRNTRDTFVLIESLSALHAGVKASQGAFSLPFDGWLVKDGERISVEAATIAGDIRDVLKGIVHLEPNEVVTHQGVSPHVWVDGLAITGEA; from the coding sequence ATGACCCATACACCTCTCAATGTGGAAGAGCTCCGCGATCAGCTCCACGCCCTAGCGACCAGGGATGGAATCCGCCAATGGGATCTTGGAGCCAGCAGAGGCATGAATGCTTCGGTCCAAGTGGATCGAGGGGAAGCGAAGCAAATGAAGGCTGCTCAACGCAGTTCCATCACTGTGCGCGTTTGGAATGAGCAAGGACTGGTTGGTGTGACCAGCACCTCTGATCTGTCACCAGGAGGCCTCGAGAAGGCACTCAATGGTGCTTATCAGGCCAGTGCTTTTGGAAATGCAGAAGACATTCCAGGCTTTTCGCCACTCGCAACAGCACCGATCCCCGAGATTGATCGACCACTCAAACCCTCTCAGAGCATTCAGACGTTGCTCAGCACCCTGAAAGATGTGGAAGGAGAACTCCTTGCTAAACACCCTGCAATCGAAACCGTTCCCTATAACGGCTTGAGCGAGGGCAATAGCGAGCGGATTTACCTCAACAGCGAAGGGGCGCTTCGCCACATGCAACGGACTCAGGCCAGCCTTTACCTGTATGCCCGTGCCGAAGAAAGTGGCAGAAAACCTCGCAGTGGCGGAGCTGTGCGCGTAGCGCTGGGAAGCGCTGATCTGGATCTGAGCGGCTGCATCAAGGAAGCAGCCGAACGCACCATCAGCCATCTCAACTACCAACCGATCGATACCGGTCGCTATCTGGTCTGTTTCACGCCAGAGGCTTTCCTGGATCTGCTCGGTGCATTCAGCAGCATGATGAATGCCCGTTCCATTCTTGATGGGATCAGTCTCAGCAGCAAGGAATCGCTCGGCCAACAACTGGCGGTGCCATTTTTTAATTTGCACGACAACGGTTTGCATCCCAATCACGTGGGAGCAGCTGCCTTTGATGGAGAAGGCACACCAACCAAACGCCTCTGTCTGATTGGCAACGGCAAGTTGGAGAATCTGCTCCATTCCGAGGCCACAGCTCGTCAGTTTGGTGTTCAACCCACCGGTCATGCCGGACTCGGAGCCAAGGTGTCCGTTGGTCCAGATTGGTTTGAAGTGAGTACAAGCGAAGAGGGCAGCAGTGCCGCTGCCCATCTCGACCATCGCAATACTCGGGATACTTTCGTATTAATCGAAAGTTTGAGCGCACTCCATGCAGGCGTCAAGGCGAGTCAAGGGGCCTTTTCACTTCCATTTGATGGCTGGCTCGTGAAAGATGGTGAGCGCATCTCTGTGGAAGCAGCCACGATCGCTGGCGACATCCGAGATGTTCTGAAAGGGATCGTTCACTTGGAACCCAATGAGGTGGTGACCCACCAAGGTGTGTCACCCCATGTGTGGGTGGATGGTTTGGCAATTACAGGCGAGGCCTGA